A region from the Brassica napus cultivar Da-Ae unplaced genomic scaffold, Da-Ae ScsIHWf_513;HRSCAF=773, whole genome shotgun sequence genome encodes:
- the LOC125604291 gene encoding uncharacterized protein LOC125604291: MVKDRYRVEEPNFEAQKFYDMLDAAKQPLYDGCRDGISPLSAATRMMSIKTDYNLSEDCVDAIAGFVKDILPEDNLSPATYYEIQNLVSGLGLPYQMLDVCIDNCMLYWRRDVDRTSCRFCHKPRFQKTSRKTKIPYKRMWYLPITDRLKRLYQSKHTADAMRWHGEHNSNGEIAHPSDAKAWQHFQSVYPSFASERRNVYLGLSTDGFNPFGSHGRQYSLWPVIVTPYNLPPSLCMKREFLFLTILVPGPAHPKRSLDVYLQPLIHELKMLWAEGVEVYDISARQNFIMRAVLMWTISDFPAYGIRYLPHDHPYRKSTTLFTKNKKVFDGPPPEIDGKSILTELRDFGVESTAKCGGNGHDPVYGYGEHHNWHKKSIFWKLPYWENHLLRHNLDVMHIEKNIFDNIMNTILNVKGKTKDNLKSILDLPDICARESLHVDGRGRLPMPIYRLDAAAKQEFFDWIIDSVKFPDGYASNLRNCVNREEGKFSGLKSHDCHVMMQRLLPFCFAGLLPKHVHEAIAGIAAFFRDLCSRSLTADGIRNLKEMIPIIQCNVQKIFPPSFFDVMEHLPIHLAREAELGGPVQYRWMYLVERSMYHFKQKVKNLSRVEGSIVSQSINEETSQFAAYYFAPEVQTKSRKPSRHDDGGQRTVYPVEVPTIFSQIGRLSGKGKSRRLTEQEHMHLHKYILANCEEVMTYERIYMEQIRGAYPNYTEDQLSALKENEFVNWLKFYVRFLLSRGDPIQPWLEELALGPKFVAVSYPMYCTRGYAFKIFSENTTQPTINHGISARSGEVIYYGILREILEIHYPGILNLRCVAFFADWYNPIVGYGVRIDEFGVTSVHSRRSLANYDPFILASQADQKLEGVSDTAAMQQSSSSAIGDLHVDGSEIDLVVDFTGVGDNEVFSDSESEKREFNEDSVSSEYSSNSD; this comes from the exons GTGAAAGATATATTGCCGGAAGATAACCTTTCACCAGCTACCTATTATGAGATACAAAACTTAGTTTCAGGGTTGGGTTTGCCCTATCAAATgttagatgtttgcatcgacaactgtaTGCTATACTGGAGAAGGGATGTTGATCGTACTAGTTGTCGATTTTGTCACAAACCACGGTTTCAAAAAACAAGTCGAAAGACTAAAATCCCATATAAGAGAATGTGGTACTTGCCAATAACAGACCGACTAAAGAGGTTATACCAATCCAAACATACCGCCGATGCTATGAGATGGCATGGTGAACACAACAGCAACGGAGAAATTGCTCATCCATCAGACGCGAAAGCCTGGCAACATTTTCAGTCAGTGTATCCTAGTTTTGCAtctgagagaagaaatgtttaccTTGGATTAAGTACGGATGGATTCAACCCGTTCGGAAGCCATGGGAGACAATATTCTCTTTGGCCAGTTATTGTAACACCATACAATTTACCTCCATCATTGTGCATGAAACGAgagtttctctttctcacaattCTAGTTCCTGGTCCTGCACATCCTAAAAGATCCCTTGATGTCTATTTGCAACCATTGATTCATGAGTTGAAAATGCTATGGGCCGAAGGAGTTGAAGTGTATGATATATCTGCTAGGCAGAATTTTATAATGCGTGCAGTGCTtatgtggaccataagtgactttcccgCATACGgaat ACGATATCTACCCCACGACCATCCGTATCGAAAAAGCACCACTTTGTTTACTAAGAACaaaaaggtgtttgatggtccgcCACCAGAAATAGATGGAAAATCTATCCTGACTGAACTCAGAGATTTTGGTGTGGAATCGACAGCTAAATGTGGGGGAAATGGGCATGATCCAGTTTATGGATATGGCGaacatcacaactggcacaagaaaagtattttttggaagTTGCCGTATTGGGAGAACCATCTACttaggcataatttagatgtgatgcatatagagaagaatataTTTGACAACATCATGAATACCATTCTCAATGTCAAGGGAAAGACGAAAGACAACCTGAAGTCCATATTAGACTTGCCAGATATATGTGCCCGGGAATCTCTCCACGTGGATGGGAGAGGAAGACTTCCAATGCCTATTTATCGGTTAGATGCAGCTGCAAAGCAAGAGTTCTTCGACTGGATTATAGATAGCGTCAAATTCCCAGATGGATATGCGTCAAATCTAAGGAACTGTGTTAATCGCGAAGAAGGAAAGTTTTCTGGTTTgaaaagtcatgattgtcatgtcatGATGCAGCGTCTTCTCCCATTTTGCTTCGCTGGTCTTCTTCCAAAACATGTACATGAAGCAATAGCAG GAATAGCAGCTTTCTTTCGAGATTTGTGCTCGAGATCATTAACAGCAGATGGAATTAGAAACTTGAAAGAAATGATTCCGATAATCCAATGCAATGTCCAGAAGATTTTTCCACCTTccttttttgatgttatggagcatcttccAATCCATCTCGCTCGAGAAGCAGAACTTGGGGGCCCGGTTCAATATCGATGGATGTACCTGGTTGAGCGTTCTATGTATCATTTCAAGCAGAAAGTGAAAAATTTAAGCCGAGTTGAGGGTTCTATTGTTTCACAAAGCATCAATGAGGAAACATCCCAGTTCGCTGCTTACTATTTTGCCCCAGAAGTACAAACTAAAAGTCGAAAACCATCAAGACATGATGATGGAGGGCAGAGAACAGTTTATCCCGTCGAGGTGCCTACCATATTTTCCCAAATTGGTCGATTAAGTGGAAAAGGAAAAAGTAGAAGACTCACCGAACAAGAGCACATGCACTTACATAAGTACATTTTAGCAAACTGCGAAGAAGTAATGACATACGAAAG GATTTACATGGAGCAAATAAGGGGTGCATATCCTAATTACACTGAAGATCAGCTTTCTGCACTAAAAGAAAACGAGTTTGTAAATTGGCTAAAATTCTAT GTAAGGTTTCTCTTGTCTAGAGGAGATCCTATTCAGCCATGGTTAGAGGAGTTGGCCCTTGGTCCCAAATTTGTTGCTGTGTCGTACCCGATGTATTGCACGCGTGGATATGCTTTTAAGATTTTCAGCGAAAACACTACGCAGCCAACTATAAATCATGGTATATCTGCTAGATCTGGCGAAGTAATCTACTATGGTATTTTGCGTGAGATATTGGAGATTCACTATCCGGGGATCCTTAATTTGAGGTGTGTTGCCTTCTTTGCTGATTGGTACAACCCGATCGTTGGATATGGTGTACGAATTGACGAGTTTGGAGTAACATCAGTTCATTCCAGAAGAAGTCTTGCAAACTATGATCCGTTCATTCTGGCTTCACAAGCTGATCAA AAATTGGAAGGAGTTTCGGATACGGCTGCGATGCAACAATCCTCGAGCAGTGCCATAGGTGATCTTCATGTTGATGGAAGCGAAATCGATCTTGTTGTTGATTTTACTGGTGTAGGTGACAACGAAGTATTCTCAGATTCGGAGTCGGAGAAAAGAGAATTCAACGAAGACTCGGTTTCTTCAGAATATTCATCAAATTCGGAttaa